In the Platichthys flesus chromosome 14, fPlaFle2.1, whole genome shotgun sequence genome, TAATGCAGCTTTAATGAAGGTAGTTTGAGATCCAGCATTAAGtcatttagaaaacaaacagggCATTTACTTATGATTTACAGTAAGATGAGGCTTAGTCAACAAAGTACAAGATATGGATATCAGAGGTAACAGCTTATTAACTGTGACCACATGAGGGAAGCAGTTACGTTTAGATTAAAGTAAGGTGTAGATTAAGTTTAATGCAGTGGTCAGGGTGTAAGCATTGATCCACACTATTCGGACTGATTCAGATAAGGTGAGCATGCTATTGACAAATGGATTTTCCCATTGCAGGACTTATAAAGGACTTCTTAGTTTAAAGTTTCGACAGTTTTACAGGATTCCTGATGTCTTGAAACTCTGGAGCATCACATCACGTGTCAGTGACATCATTCATACAAATCAGTGTTAAGCTGCATTGTTGTAATAATTACTAATGGAGATCAAGGGAAGTGTATTCAGCATTGCAGGAGCTTTCTGTTCCTCAAACGTATTCTAGGAAAAGAAGGCCCAGAGGCATTATATAACGTCAATAAACTTTAAAGACTGGTTAAGCCCTTGTtaatcctctgcccttaaccctcagaAAGATTAAGGAAAAATCCTAGAAACGTTAGAGAGAATCACAtatgagggatccctcttccagaaTTGTCGCATATGCTGTCTATAGCatagcacatcaacaaaattacAACATTAACAACATGATTGTTAAAAGACCATGTCTAACATGAAAGGAGAGGTGTATTAATgtttaacatatttatacaaaagaaaaagtctgacAGTGTTGAAGGGAGCAGTAATGACAATTGTAATGATAGAAGTATTGCCAATAGTGGTAATATATGCGAGAAGGCATATTGTGTGTCAAGCATTCTAGAATAATCATAATCCACGATCCTCTAGAATCATAACAACTCGATTCCTCACTTCCTGCAGACCCCTGGTGTAAGTCCTCCTATGAGAGCCATGCATACATGCGAGCACTCCGACTCGACCGGCAGGACAAAGGATGCTATGAATCCTGGGATATGCTGCtcggaacagaggaggaggtcagtgcctgcacacgtgcacgcacacgcacacacacacagacaaacacaatgcTTCGTCTACTTGCTCAATCAACTGTGTTCTCGTAGGTTCTGGCCTCCCAGGTGATGGAGGAAGTGTTGCCCTGGTTGCAGAGTCAGCTTCAGTCCAAAGTGAAGGGCAAGAAGGCAGAGAGGATACGACAGTGGTTGGCTGTGAGTTAAACTTATACACTTGAGTCAGGCTGAGAAACATGTAAACCTCAACTGCAATCTTTGTGCTGAGTGACAGGCTTCACTGTTTTACTTAATGCAGTTTTACTCAAAAATCAACTGTCTGACAGACTTTGAATGCAGCATCAAGTAAACACAGGCCTcatgttatttgtttattccATTTAAAGAGACTAAAAAGAGATAATGTTGTATTTCTCAAACTATTTATCTGCTTTGAAGTATTTCAGAAGAAAACCCGTTTACAAACCGCAAGATTCCTTCATAAAACTTCAAAAGTTGTGTCCACAGCTTGATATATTGCCCCCTAGTGACCAAATCATCAGTTATTGTAGATGTAAAGAATTCAGACTTTTCTAATATTTCCTGAATAGAAAAAAACTCAATGGTCGATGTAGAAGTGAGCTGTGATTACAATCtaaaggtttatttaaaaaaacttgtgACTCAGTGAGTGCAGCATATATTTTGTTGGATTCATGTGTTTAGACAGTGCACGCAACCTACACGTTGGCACTTGAACAGCTGATATCAAGTATGGAGGGTCTGAGGGAGGAGTGTCGTCAGACAGCAACAGCCAATCAAGCGCTGATCAGATCCAACCTGGACCAGATAGTGTCTTCTCTGTCCTTCCTGGAGCAAAAAGTCAGAGGTACAGCACTATGACCTTTAACCCCTGAAGTTGAGACAAAcatagaaaatgtttttactgtgagtgtgtgtgtgtgtgttccagtgtgTATACATGAAGAAGCAGAGCAAGTGTACAGCGAATCTGTGGCCCCCTACATGTCCTCCATCCTTGAAGTACTTACAGAGAACATAAGTGAAGGGATTCACGGAATGCAACAGACACTGCACAGACAGATGGACTctgccttcacacacacaaatggaggAACAGAGGACACTAAGAAGGTGAGAGAAGACTTTGTGTCTTTAAGTCTTCTGAATCTGTGATTCTGCTTTCCAGGTGATTTTATCTGTGTTGACttaaatcatgtgtgtgtgtgcgtgtgtgtacgtgtgtgtgtgtgtgtgtgtgtgtgtgtgtgtccaggcctTGCTCTCTCTGCGCTCCATCAGtctggatcagtgctacaggCAGGTGAAGAACCTCACACAGACGCTTGCTGACTTAAAACTGCGGTTTGGATTGATCAGCTCAGAGAGGCTGGTTCACTCTGCACATCTGGAAATGGAGCAGGTATGAACAGCTGCCCGTCCATCAGCACTTTACGATATTCATGGGCTTCATCAAACTGCTCCGTTCAATTAGGCGATGGCCTTTGAAGAAAACTGGACAGTGAAAGGCAAAAGCATCGGGTTTGTGTTACACAGAGATATATGgagtttattgtgtgtttgttccagcTGCTGGACAGTGCTGTGTACACCTTAGAACTGTTCCTCCAATCATCGGCCAGACTGCAGCCTTCTGAAATTCCTGTCAAGATGGAGAGAGCTAAAGAAAGAGTGCTGAAGGTAGAGGGTCACATCATGGAATATTGAATGTTGTCCTATGAAATGTGCTGCAAATGACTTTTGGATATGAAATGCAAtagaagaaatgttttttaatttgaatttaaaaatacaatCACTAAATAGCGATAATGGTCTTCAACTAAAATATGTGGGTTTCAGAGATTTAAATTAATGGAAGATatgacattcaaataaaataaaatgctaaatTGGATGTGAATATATCAGTCCATTAACATAACCTAAACAGCCCTTTGCAGTAATGTGAGCTGTACAAAATGACTTATCATCAACAAGCCCTCACACACGCTGCACCTGTATAGATTGTGTGTGTAggtaatatacattttttctatGTTAGACATTAAATGAGTTTAGGTttccaaaatacattttcaagtgGTGCTAGATCACAATTCAAGCTTGTCACAACAAGCTGTGAATAACACACTAGCCTTTTGTCTCATACTATTGGTTGAAAATAATTTGAGTGAGTTATTGAACAAATAAGTTTTAGTCAGGACTAACTATGATTTATTGGTTGGACAAACATTTATTGCCATGCACAACAGATAAAGTAATGGTGAATATTATAAGTCTTTAGATCCCGATGTGATAACATCGGAATGAGAAGGGGTGAGAGGTGCAAGGACTGAAACTGGAGGAGATTGGAGTTGAGGCATGTTAGAGCGGATCACGGAATGACAGCTAACtctggaagagaggagaagggataTAAGGTTTGACAGCAACCGCATGATTGGCTGGAAGAGTCTGGCAGAATCTGATTGGCCATTTAAAAAACCTCCACAATCAGCATTTTAATAAtcagagagagggtgagagaatTGTGATTGATTGAATATGGGAAAGTCTTCCTGTCTGAACTCAAAGCAGTTTCCCAAAGTTATGTTGATATTAGGACTCAGTATGTGAaaattgcttgtgtgtgtgtgtttgagcagcagctggactACGACAGCAGAGTTATCCAGAGGAGGCTCTATCAGGAAGCTCTGCTGGAGATCACTCTGCCTGCTCTCACCAGGAGGATGGACATCAAGTGGAAAACTGTAGGTGGAATACACAGCTGCAGTATGTCTCAccgtgtctcactgtgtcttttCAGCACTTTGATAACACAGAGTATTGAGATGTGCTTTGtgtgcaggagctgcagcagtttgagcaGTACATCTTCTCTGACTACAGCAGCTTTATCCTGATCCATAATGTCCACGAGGATGTTCTGAGAAACATCCTCAGCACGGAGATAGAAACAGGTAAAAATACACTCAAAAGCATGCATGCACATAATACACATTtgaatgcattaaaaaaaatccagtcaGTCTGATCTGCAGTGAAACCTTTATAATGCATAATGAAAGTCACTGCCCCGTAAACATGTTGGTAGTCTTTACATTGTATCGGTGTGTTGCTGTTGACTCAACAAGGCCACAGTAATCTAACGACTTCAGTTGTGTTGGTTGAATGTAGTGCGTATGGCATGCTCATCTTTTGTGTGTCAGTAAgtaaacacactaacacacagccAGTGTAAGTGATTTATCGGTGGAATGATATTATATCAGTAAAACTTGTTTATTCATGTAAAACActgactttgttttgaaaagtccTTGATAAatgaattatattattatgaatattattattattattaaatagaCACATCTATGTTGAGGACAACAacgaaaaaactaaacacattttttaatagtACAAAAATATTGAACTTACACTAGTGGATGGTCCGGACTGTACTGTACAATAGTTCATGCAAAGAAATTAGGATATTGAAAACACTAATGACCGACACCATTAAAGTATTCATCATTATTGTATGCGATTGAGTCAACTGGTTCGTTATGTTGTGcaaggaaataaataatgaatagtgtatacaaatacagtaaataaatagatatatactgtatacagaCAGAAAAGCAAAGAGGCTGCCATCTTTGGCACAATCTTAGATGgattatatcattattataacaGAGGTGTTGCATTGAGGTAAAACAGCACAACTTAACCAATTTTATATTTGATAggaataaaagatttaaaaaatgcttaAGGCATAAACAAAACTACGTGTATAACTTCTCTGGTTCAGTTCATATGAAGACTGCAGCAGATGTGTTCCTCCTGTAGAAGTTCTGCCGCCAGAACCTCCCCCATCCACCAAGTTTGcacacattttctattttcatttaatatgctataatatataattaatgtAGGTTTTAAAATCCTGTCTCCTTACAAACCATTTCAGAAGTCTCCCCACTTTGCCAATAATCTACGCTTATGCCATTCAAATCTATATATCGATATTGGCCTCAAACATTCATatgtaagaaaacacaacaagacTGTATTTCTATAAAAACTTTTGAATTACCTGAAACAGCAATGGGTACATGACTTTGGTTGACCTCAACAGTAGCTGTCAATTTACTCTAAGTCCCTCTGAACAGGACCATGTTCATCATAAATTTAAACTTGACGATTGTATCTGTCTTATCCTCAGTGGTGCAGGATGCTGCCAGTAAGAACAGCAACAATGTGTTACTGGACATGTCGGACCTGGCCATCAGTCAGTACAGTCTGTTGGGACAGACGCCCGCTTGCTCCGCACTACACAGCCCAGCCAAAAACAACTCTCCAGATGTTTCTTCAGAAGGGCCCAGTGGAGATACAGAGTCTGCttctgtggtggaggaggaggctcagacGACAGCTCACCCTCAGACTGACCCAGAACttaatgctgcagctgaatctgATCCCAGCTCCACTCGAGGTTCTGACCAGAGATCATTGCCTCTATCTCCAGTGATTGTTCTGAAACAACAGTTTAATGAATCTTCAACTGAGGAAGTTTCTTGCTCAGAGGAAACCCATCAAGATCCTCAACCTGGAACTGACACACATTCGATGCCGGATTCGACCACAGCTGATACTGGAACACCTGACCACTCTATTATCGCAGAAACCACTAATCCCACCCCAGTCTCTCCTGAGTCCTCAGTGTCCTTGCTGCAGTCCACAGATGTCCTTGCTGAATGTGCTCAAAGCGATCAATCTGCAACACTTAACAGTTCTGCTTCCTCAGACCAAATACCAGAGGATGCTTCTGTCATCCAGCCCTGCTGCCCTTCACCATCAAAACGATTTTCCACAGACAGTCCGACAATTATCAGCCTGGAGTCACTAAACAAGGCCATCAGTTGCAACGCCAATGAACCTTCTGTTACAATGGTACCGCAGACTACTGACAGAGCAGTTTACCTGACAGGAGTCACCAAGGACAGCTGGGAGGCGGAGAGGgtaaaagaggaggaacaaaacgaggcagaagaagaagagaagactGAAGGCGATGAAGACAAAGGTAGCGAGCTTGAGAAAATGAATGAGGGGGAAGCAGATGAGAGAGAAGAACACATAGGAAAAGCAGTGCAGGTaaaggaggtggaagaggagcagctccaAAACCTTCAGCCAATGGAAATGCAGCCAGAGAGTTCTGCCGAACCACCATTGGACAGTGTGGCTATTATCAGAGAGCTTGTGACAGAGATCACTGAAGTGGAGATGGTTGTCAGTCCCTGTCCCAACAACAACGCACCCTGACCTGGACAAGTGTGGACCCTGACCGATGGGACCACAGTTGATAAAGATGGACATGCCTCCACTTCCACCTACTTTACAAATATGAAGCCAAATTATCCTGAAATTTGGAGTCTGACGGTGGTGGGAAGCCAGCCCTCCTtagctcgaccaatcacgagtcagtctcacctgtcaatcacctgTCCCACTCCATTATTGTGGCATAaaattatgaagaaaaaaaaacgacctAATGATAAGGACCAAAGCCAtctttggaaaaataaatttacttttaatttgctTTTACTTTGGTTAAACCCATTCCATCAATAGTTTATCACATTgtcaacatgaaataaaaaaatgtgtactTGTTTCTTTTTGGCTAACACTCAAATGACTCAAACTAATAAAGATGCTGTCAGCATCATGTTCTTGAAGATACTTTCTTTCATTGTTTGGCAACACTGATGTACGATCACTATCATCGGAGTCTTATTTGATGAATTTCAATCAATATACAATCTAATTACAGCTATGTTTTCATGAGTGCCACCAGCTCTGATGAAAAATATCTGGCTCTGTAGCAGCTAAATGTTCCACTGTGCTGGTCCCTGATTGTCTGGTCAGGCCAGTACTCTGGGTTTATCAGAGCTAAAACCGAACCAAACAATGTACTATATACAATACTATACTTGAAGCCATGAAACCAAAACAGTTAACTGAAAGCTGCTACAAAGCTCCATAGAGATGAGCAGAAGAACAGAGTCAGTGATAATAAAGCAGCAGGTTCATCACGGGTGGTGCATTTTGGTTACAAAAGTATTACTATACTATTTGACATGATATTCTGACTTCACAGTGATGATATTACGTCATCATTCCATCTTATGATCAAATTTCATTTTATCTATCCATATTTGTGTGCATAGTCCTCCATGATGCAGAGATACCTGGAAAATGTGACTTTTGAACTTTGCATGAAGTGATTTCCTGACCTATATCAGCACTGAAAGTTAATCAGGAGAAACCCTTCCAAGTCATATTTTCCACACACACCTGCTATGCAGCTATGATTTCACACATTGATATACATCAATGCCTTTCCAGGACTTAATCATTCTATCGGTGACTAAATCTGATTTGTTGTATTTCATCAAGGTATATCTAAAGTAAACCAaatcaaaatatttttgaaGTGACTGACAGGGTAAAAGGTACATACAATGCATTTGGTTCAACATgtgaacatacacacatatacttgTTTACAAGAAAACTGAGCAAGGTACCCATGATATCCGAATGTAACAGTGAACACAGTGTGGTattaaaacagtcaaatatcatatgatgtgtgtttttattttaagaagaAAGACAGTGATGAAGAATATCTATTGTACAGTACTTACTACTTTTTACAGTTaagtagaaataaaatcataaaaacaatattatagTGTACATACTGTAGTTTCACAATAActtatgataaaaaaacaactattacCATGCATCAAAATATATGTGCAAATATGCCTAAAAGTAATAACAGTGTGTTGCAAAACTGTCCAGGACTTAACATAATGTACAACTCTCCTCTTCATTAAGACCTATGTAGTTTAGTTCATGGACCATGTGTTTTTGGTAT is a window encoding:
- the LOC133968245 gene encoding protein Niban 1-like, which gives rise to MVSCVYTVRYLNLFSTETFHSKGNQGIMGASSSGLLDEAKISHIKGIIDSTFQDFSAFYRQQYSSAYAGHLHQEVEPKKEGRGLLLTQRPECAPEEVIYQGNVKFSCWDEQGKKFRERYAVLRRDYKVEIHENKESFNRGCAAKLVLQPTGGSALTSEEESRAHLEKMCAVILNGKEDSSPVVSSPDVIAVYLHLPYTGYACFLFQQEEERDHFLSALKTCIRHRNLDPWCKSSYESHAYMRALRLDRQDKGCYESWDMLLGTEEEVLASQVMEEVLPWLQSQLQSKVKGKKAERIRQWLATVHATYTLALEQLISSMEGLREECRQTATANQALIRSNLDQIVSSLSFLEQKVRVCIHEEAEQVYSESVAPYMSSILEVLTENISEGIHGMQQTLHRQMDSAFTHTNGGTEDTKKALLSLRSISLDQCYRQVKNLTQTLADLKLRFGLISSERLVHSAHLEMEQLLDSAVYTLELFLQSSARLQPSEIPVKMERAKERVLKQLDYDSRVIQRRLYQEALLEITLPALTRRMDIKWKTELQQFEQYIFSDYSSFILIHNVHEDVLRNILSTEIETVVQDAASKNSNNVLLDMSDLAISQYSLLGQTPACSALHSPAKNNSPDVSSEGPSGDTESASVVEEEAQTTAHPQTDPELNAAAESDPSSTRGSDQRSLPLSPVIVLKQQFNESSTEEVSCSEETHQDPQPGTDTHSMPDSTTADTGTPDHSIIAETTNPTPVSPESSVSLLQSTDVLAECAQSDQSATLNSSASSDQIPEDASVIQPCCPSPSKRFSTDSPTIISLESLNKAISCNANEPSVTMVPQTTDRAVYLTGVTKDSWEAERVKEEEQNEAEEEEKTEGDEDKGSELEKMNEGEADEREEHIGKAVQVKEVEEEQLQNLQPMEMQPESSAEPPLDSVAIIRELVTEITEVEMVVSPCPNNNAP